Proteins from a genomic interval of Luteibacter pinisoli:
- a CDS encoding ankyrin repeat domain-containing protein — translation MNPHLQRMLCDAAWDGDARLIEALLNDPDVIPGAHHSTALVHAAHRGKTRCAELLLPVSDPQARNAEPLWRAARYRRAACVRLLAPLSDTTHWARWQWDELPSAMTALLVRLGKEVPGQ, via the coding sequence ATGAACCCGCATCTGCAACGGATGCTGTGTGACGCCGCCTGGGATGGCGATGCACGGCTGATTGAAGCGCTCCTCAACGACCCTGACGTCATCCCGGGGGCACACCACTCAACAGCACTCGTGCATGCAGCACACCGTGGGAAAACGCGCTGCGCGGAACTCCTTCTTCCGGTCAGCGACCCCCAGGCCCGCAATGCCGAACCACTCTGGCGCGCAGCACGGTACCGGCGAGCCGCATGTGTTCGCCTGCTTGCCCCGCTCAGTGACACGACTCATTGGGCGCGCTGGCAGTGGGATGAATTGCCATCCGCGATGACTGCGCTGCTCGTTCGCCTTGGCAAGGAAGTCCCTGGTCAGTGA
- a CDS encoding TetR/AcrR family transcriptional regulator, which yields MRYSAEHKARTRTRIITSASRGFREEGLENHTVVAVMSALGLTTGGFFHHFESKEELAAEAVRHAMDERRERLDAHTREGRGIEDIIRTYFSTAHRDRPGGGCPTAAMAADIARHSPRVRRAYADGLDALLGTLADQWPDMPRADAVSRATALYGMMSGCLMMSRATGDRRQASAILEAGLAGALHFAGVRD from the coding sequence ATGCGCTACTCGGCAGAACACAAGGCGCGGACCCGTACGCGCATCATCACCAGCGCGTCCCGGGGATTCCGGGAGGAGGGGCTAGAAAACCACACCGTCGTCGCTGTCATGTCGGCGCTTGGCCTGACGACGGGCGGCTTTTTCCACCACTTCGAGTCGAAAGAGGAACTCGCCGCTGAAGCGGTCCGCCACGCCATGGACGAGCGCCGCGAGCGACTCGACGCGCACACCCGGGAAGGGCGGGGAATTGAGGACATCATCCGCACCTACTTCTCCACGGCCCACCGCGACCGCCCCGGCGGCGGCTGCCCGACGGCGGCCATGGCGGCCGACATCGCACGCCACTCGCCCCGTGTGCGCCGCGCCTATGCAGACGGCCTCGATGCACTGCTCGGCACGCTTGCAGACCAATGGCCAGACATGCCCCGGGCCGATGCGGTCTCCCGTGCCACCGCGCTCTACGGGATGATGAGCGGCTGCCTCATGATGAGCCGGGCAACCGGTGACCGGCGCCAGGCCTCGGCCATCCTGGAAGCGGGACTCGCCGGCGCGCTCCACTTCGCGGGCGTTCGGGACTGA
- a CDS encoding MFS transporter, protein MDKSRFPLALYLLTLSTFVIGTSEFVILGLLPDVARGVSVSIPAAGWLVSGYALGIAIGGPLLAVLTARFPRKVTLMLLMTVFLVGNLLCAIAPFYGVLMLARVVASLGQGAFFGVGAVFAAGLVEPKRQGAAIAVMFAGLTFANVIGVPIGTAIGHWGGWRSPFWLIAAVSALALVGLWRLLPRRHDEQKVDVGTEFRALGDARIWSALATTVLFATAIFTLFTYAAPMLGELTGVSPNGITWSLVLLGLGLTLGNVLGGRLADKGIIRALTIIALAIAVASVALRWLSPTLVTAEFGWFAWGVVTFAAVPTLQVNVMRFGGAAPNLVSTLNIAAFNAGIALGARVGGGLLSSGLGLADLPVAAGLIALLALGGVRVTDRLARRAELRLAAA, encoded by the coding sequence TATCTCCTCACCCTCAGCACCTTCGTCATCGGCACGTCCGAATTCGTCATCCTCGGTCTTCTCCCCGACGTCGCACGAGGTGTTTCCGTCTCCATTCCCGCCGCAGGCTGGCTGGTCAGTGGGTATGCGCTCGGCATTGCCATCGGTGGTCCGCTACTGGCGGTCCTGACGGCGCGCTTCCCGCGAAAGGTCACCCTCATGCTGCTCATGACGGTCTTCCTTGTTGGCAACCTGCTCTGTGCCATTGCGCCTTTTTACGGCGTCCTTATGCTTGCCCGCGTGGTCGCCTCGCTCGGGCAGGGTGCCTTCTTTGGTGTCGGCGCGGTGTTTGCCGCAGGCCTCGTCGAGCCCAAACGCCAGGGCGCGGCGATTGCGGTCATGTTCGCGGGCCTGACGTTTGCCAATGTCATCGGCGTCCCCATCGGCACCGCCATCGGCCACTGGGGCGGCTGGCGCTCGCCGTTCTGGCTCATCGCCGCTGTCAGTGCCCTGGCCCTGGTCGGCCTGTGGCGTCTGCTGCCGCGCCGCCATGATGAGCAGAAAGTTGATGTGGGGACCGAATTCCGGGCCCTCGGCGACGCACGCATCTGGTCGGCACTGGCAACGACCGTGCTCTTTGCCACCGCCATCTTCACCCTGTTTACCTACGCCGCACCCATGCTCGGCGAGCTCACCGGTGTCTCGCCCAATGGCATCACCTGGAGCCTCGTCCTCCTGGGCCTCGGCCTGACGCTTGGCAACGTCCTCGGCGGCCGTCTTGCCGACAAGGGCATCATCCGCGCGCTGACGATCATCGCACTCGCCATTGCCGTCGCTTCAGTCGCCCTCCGTTGGCTGTCGCCGACCCTGGTCACGGCCGAGTTCGGCTGGTTTGCCTGGGGCGTGGTGACGTTTGCCGCCGTGCCGACGCTGCAGGTCAACGTCATGCGCTTCGGTGGTGCGGCGCCGAACCTTGTGTCGACCCTCAATATTGCCGCGTTCAATGCAGGCATCGCGCTCGGTGCCCGCGTCGGCGGAGGCCTGCTCTCATCCGGTTTGGGTCTCGCCGACCTGCCGGTCGCAGCGGGCCTCATCGCTCTGCTCGCCCTCGGTGGTGTCCGGGTGACCGACCGTCTGGCACGCCGTGCGGAGCTCCGTCTGGCGGCGGCCTGA